A single genomic interval of bacterium harbors:
- a CDS encoding serine/threonine-protein kinase — protein MSFLPGTRLGSYQITASIGAGGMGEVYRARDTKLNRDIAIKILPASFAKDVDGVARFRREAQVLASLNHPNIASIYGLEESNGDVALALEFVDGEDLAERLKRGPIPLDESLAIAKQIADGLEAAHEKGVIHRDLKPANIKVSKSGITKILDFGLAKAFEGDTGSIESGVSQSPTMARHMTEAGIILGTVGYMSPEQARGKPVDKRTDIWAFGVVLFEMLTGRRLFDGETVSDTLAAVLIRDPDLSALPASTPPGVRRLLERCLTRDPKKRLRDIGDAQSDLEEKVEKIPAAIIPAQSKPLYRYLPWIITALAILVSLWTLLQHKDTDSLSREVTDFDISYPPDVEPSSGLQGGFSISPDGRKVAMIGIRNGVRRVYVRRLDSPEAVELNDPGVNAAGFSPDNASLVIIPGSTLVTKISLADQQRTVLTSGSDLGSGIIWNSWGILFNRNGALWMVSPQGGAPTQLTKLDATRHEVLHTDPLVLPGGRTLLYSSLTTELGTERIESLSRDSGKKSVIIERAITPIWSSSGHLLFARDGAVFAVPFDPESVTARGNALSVIRAGVIGTVRTGSQGLQLSDIGTLVFVPGDFGSNRAVSVSRDGSELALNMARSRMGNPRVSPDGRRLLFENEASLIETFDLLRETRARITAVGLGTSFSTWTADGKGVAFRRFNVPFWAAADGSGKAGPLGSGFINDYPASPGPDPDSIIIVRIQPNSSGDIFLMSISGKFAPKPLLVTPAYEGGPQLSPDGRWLLYQSNESGQAEIYVRRYPALDRAWQVSEGGGVQARWNTNNQEVFYRNGKNMMAVSFDPSASEPAFGKPVPLFADVYDFGQGISIPNYDVTRDGRFIMLRRGAHGSNLRVVMNWTEKLKQILASGGVQ, from the coding sequence ATGAGTTTTCTGCCGGGGACCCGCTTAGGCTCGTACCAGATCACAGCGTCGATTGGCGCAGGTGGAATGGGAGAAGTCTATCGTGCGCGGGACACGAAACTGAACCGCGACATCGCAATAAAGATATTGCCTGCGTCCTTCGCAAAAGACGTTGATGGAGTAGCTCGATTCCGGCGGGAAGCTCAGGTTCTCGCTTCTTTGAATCATCCGAATATTGCCTCGATTTACGGACTCGAAGAGTCGAATGGCGATGTGGCTCTTGCACTGGAGTTCGTTGACGGAGAAGACCTGGCAGAGCGTTTAAAACGCGGTCCCATCCCGCTGGATGAATCACTGGCCATCGCAAAACAGATTGCCGACGGCCTGGAAGCTGCACACGAAAAGGGTGTCATCCATCGGGATCTGAAGCCTGCAAATATAAAGGTAAGCAAATCCGGAATCACGAAGATTCTTGATTTTGGTCTCGCAAAAGCTTTTGAAGGAGATACCGGATCGATTGAAAGCGGAGTCTCGCAATCGCCAACGATGGCCCGACATATGACAGAGGCAGGAATCATTCTTGGTACCGTGGGTTACATGAGCCCGGAGCAAGCGCGTGGAAAACCGGTTGATAAGCGTACCGATATCTGGGCTTTTGGAGTTGTGCTATTTGAAATGTTAACCGGCAGAAGACTTTTTGACGGCGAAACGGTGAGTGACACGCTTGCTGCAGTACTCATTCGCGATCCTGATCTGAGCGCATTACCTGCATCGACACCACCGGGAGTTCGGCGTTTGCTGGAGCGCTGCCTCACTCGCGATCCGAAAAAGCGTTTGCGGGATATTGGCGATGCGCAATCGGATCTGGAAGAGAAAGTTGAAAAGATTCCTGCGGCAATAATCCCCGCACAATCAAAACCGCTATATCGATATTTACCATGGATCATCACTGCGCTTGCAATCCTCGTTTCCTTGTGGACGCTCTTGCAACACAAAGACACAGATTCCTTATCTCGCGAAGTGACAGATTTCGATATCTCCTATCCACCGGATGTCGAGCCGAGTTCGGGACTACAAGGTGGTTTTTCAATCTCGCCAGACGGGCGCAAAGTCGCGATGATAGGCATCCGAAACGGCGTGCGAAGAGTGTACGTTCGAAGGTTGGATAGTCCGGAAGCAGTGGAGCTCAATGATCCAGGGGTAAACGCCGCAGGTTTTTCGCCAGATAATGCGAGTCTGGTAATTATTCCGGGTAGCACACTGGTAACTAAAATTTCTCTCGCTGATCAACAACGAACAGTCCTTACGTCAGGTTCCGATCTAGGCAGCGGCATCATCTGGAATTCGTGGGGTATTCTTTTCAATCGCAATGGGGCGCTCTGGATGGTGTCTCCGCAAGGCGGCGCTCCAACCCAATTGACGAAGCTTGATGCAACCCGCCACGAAGTCCTTCATACCGATCCTCTCGTTTTGCCGGGTGGGCGCACGCTACTTTACTCAAGCCTGACGACGGAGTTGGGAACCGAGCGGATTGAATCGTTGTCCAGAGATAGCGGGAAGAAATCCGTGATTATAGAGCGCGCGATCACACCAATTTGGTCATCGTCCGGTCATTTGCTTTTTGCAAGAGACGGCGCTGTATTTGCTGTCCCTTTTGATCCTGAAAGTGTTACTGCCCGCGGAAATGCACTTTCAGTGATTCGAGCTGGTGTAATCGGTACTGTGCGAACCGGAAGTCAGGGATTGCAACTTTCAGATATCGGCACGCTCGTATTTGTTCCGGGCGATTTTGGAAGCAATCGTGCAGTTTCTGTGAGTCGTGATGGCTCTGAGTTGGCGCTGAATATGGCCCGTAGTCGCATGGGAAACCCAAGAGTTTCACCGGATGGTCGCCGGCTTCTTTTCGAAAATGAAGCAAGCTTGATCGAAACCTTCGATCTGCTGCGCGAAACGCGCGCAAGAATTACCGCTGTAGGACTCGGAACCAGTTTTTCCACATGGACGGCTGATGGTAAGGGCGTGGCGTTCCGGCGATTTAATGTACCCTTCTGGGCCGCTGCTGATGGAAGCGGAAAAGCCGGACCGTTGGGAAGCGGATTCATTAATGATTATCCTGCGTCACCCGGACCTGATCCAGACTCCATCATCATTGTTCGAATTCAGCCGAACTCATCCGGAGATATTTTTTTGATGTCGATCAGCGGCAAATTCGCGCCGAAACCGCTTCTTGTTACTCCTGCGTACGAAGGCGGTCCCCAGCTGTCACCGGATGGACGCTGGTTGTTATACCAATCCAATGAATCGGGGCAGGCTGAAATTTATGTTCGGCGGTATCCTGCTTTGGATCGCGCATGGCAAGTTTCGGAAGGTGGTGGTGTACAGGCAAGATGGAATACCAACAACCAGGAAGTTTTCTATCGCAATGGTAAGAATATGATGGCAGTTTCGTTTGATCCTTCGGCATCAGAACCTGCTTTTGGGAAGCCGGTTCCACTATTTGCCGATGTATATGATTTCGGTCAGGGAATCTCCATCCCGAATTACGATGTCACAAGGGATGGACGCTTTATTATGCTTCGCCGGGGAGCGCACGGCAGCAATTTGCGCGTTGTCATGAACTGGACGGAAAAGCTGAAACAAATTCTGGCATCCGGTGGCGTGCAATAA
- a CDS encoding nucleotidyltransferase family protein: protein MDRYKNTASVMPFRPGVLPTQQQELLLRATLLDDEEAWNHWKTTMNLEELDHLTERIIPLLQPKLALYKIVGPMRAKVEELYGQTRITNRVRLLDLAHLLERFQQAEISTMVLKGAALIPKYYRDPGLRPMVDLDVLVRTQDALLSVRLLKTMGFEPVAEKDVHFSEGLVPLIHGYAFCRPSTSKVDLHWHVLPECLRETDDEDFWNGSILVSIETASSRSLNPADQILHVCVHGSKWAPSIRWVADTMMILKSETEIDWNRLIEQTNQRRLMLPVRHALTYLREKFHAPVPPKVLEALLPPSKTEFCEFRYKTEDHLQKLLGNLPLLWYSYVRNTNTMSTAAKLLGFIIFLQQFWGLKSRWVIPFHMLKRLAQKLVRHAKMLRLSQK, encoded by the coding sequence ATGGACAGATACAAGAATACTGCGTCTGTAATGCCCTTCCGGCCGGGCGTCCTGCCTACGCAACAACAGGAGCTGCTCCTGCGCGCGACACTTCTGGATGATGAGGAGGCCTGGAATCATTGGAAAACAACAATGAATCTCGAGGAACTGGATCATCTCACTGAAAGAATCATTCCTCTTCTGCAACCAAAGCTGGCACTCTACAAAATTGTTGGACCGATGCGCGCCAAAGTCGAAGAACTCTACGGTCAGACGCGGATCACGAATCGTGTTCGGCTCTTGGACCTTGCTCATTTGCTCGAGCGGTTTCAGCAAGCCGAAATTTCCACAATGGTCTTAAAAGGAGCCGCCCTGATTCCGAAATACTATCGAGATCCGGGGCTTCGTCCGATGGTTGATCTGGATGTTCTGGTGCGCACGCAGGACGCTCTCCTTTCGGTACGTCTTCTGAAAACAATGGGATTCGAACCAGTGGCGGAAAAAGATGTCCATTTTTCGGAAGGATTGGTCCCCCTTATCCATGGTTATGCGTTTTGCAGACCCTCCACATCAAAAGTGGATCTTCACTGGCACGTTCTACCGGAGTGTCTCCGCGAAACGGATGATGAGGACTTCTGGAATGGTTCCATTTTAGTTTCCATAGAAACGGCCAGTTCACGATCGTTAAATCCCGCAGATCAGATCCTTCATGTTTGTGTGCACGGATCAAAATGGGCGCCTTCCATACGCTGGGTTGCAGACACCATGATGATTCTGAAATCGGAAACAGAAATCGACTGGAATCGATTGATAGAACAAACAAATCAAAGAAGGCTGATGCTGCCTGTTCGTCACGCACTTACTTATCTTCGCGAAAAATTTCACGCGCCTGTTCCGCCGAAAGTTTTAGAAGCTCTTCTCCCTCCATCCAAAACGGAATTCTGCGAATTCCGTTACAAGACGGAGGATCATCTACAGAAACTGCTCGGGAATCTTCCTTTGCTCTGGTACTCTTACGTCCGCAACACAAACACAATGAGCACAGCTGCAAAACTCCTTGGGTTTATCATTTTTCTTCAGCAATTCTGGGGATTGAAATCTCGATGGGTTATTCCTTTTCACATGCTGAAGAGGCTCGCACAAAAGCTCGTACGCCATGCTAAAATGTTGCGACTTTCTCAAAAATGA
- a CDS encoding GNAT family N-acetyltransferase: MENALPLLIRTATPNDAGIIAQIDVDSMRPAYSGILPKSYLAKLSVREHKKNWKKRLKETETFVLVAENAEREVLGYAYAGRTRKQDPIYAGEIYRIYIHPSHQRRGVGRSLMRVAAERLAAEGIDSLLIWVLAANPARKFYEALGGKLVRSVMTEVAGLSLEGVAYGWTDTRILRL; this comes from the coding sequence ATGGAAAATGCTCTGCCACTACTTATCAGGACAGCAACTCCCAACGATGCGGGAATCATTGCGCAGATTGATGTGGACAGCATGCGCCCAGCCTATAGCGGAATTCTGCCGAAATCATATCTTGCAAAGCTTTCGGTTAGAGAACATAAGAAAAATTGGAAGAAAAGGCTAAAGGAAACAGAAACATTTGTGCTTGTTGCGGAAAATGCAGAAAGAGAAGTTCTTGGATACGCGTACGCGGGGCGTACCAGAAAACAGGATCCGATTTATGCCGGTGAGATTTACCGAATTTATATCCACCCTTCGCACCAACGGCGCGGGGTTGGTCGTAGCTTGATGCGGGTGGCAGCAGAAAGACTCGCTGCGGAAGGGATCGATTCATTATTGATCTGGGTGCTTGCAGCAAATCCTGCTAGAAAATTTTACGAAGCGCTGGGCGGAAAACTAGTGCGATCCGTCATGACTGAAGTTGCCGGCCTTTCACTCGAAGGTGTTGCTTACGGATGGACAGATACAAGAATACTGCGTCTGTAA
- a CDS encoding S24/S26 family peptidase: protein MEKQDRVKLLTVGSMLRSDAKYVFAFLSEHREQLETIDITLGGGSMSPAIPKGSQIRIHVNYKGTYEPGQVVAFLYQGKIMVHRIRYCGRRGKAKHYVLTQGDATFLPDAPVPMDSILGPVIGFQKNEDWVAPGNLQRVSSFWVRCIAAMLEINISAATFLIKCLRKI from the coding sequence ATGGAAAAACAAGATCGGGTAAAACTCCTCACAGTTGGATCGATGCTTCGCAGCGATGCAAAATATGTGTTCGCTTTTCTCTCCGAACATCGTGAACAACTTGAAACGATCGACATTACCCTGGGGGGCGGAAGCATGAGCCCTGCCATTCCGAAGGGTTCGCAAATCCGCATACACGTGAATTACAAAGGAACCTATGAGCCGGGTCAGGTTGTCGCTTTTCTTTATCAAGGCAAAATCATGGTGCACCGGATTCGTTATTGCGGACGGCGAGGCAAAGCGAAACACTATGTGCTCACACAGGGCGATGCAACTTTTCTACCGGATGCGCCAGTTCCCATGGATTCGATTCTTGGACCGGTGATTGGCTTTCAGAAGAATGAAGATTGGGTTGCGCCGGGGAATCTACAAAGAGTTTCTTCTTTCTGGGTCCGATGCATCGCTGCAATGCTTGAAATCAATATTTCCGCAGCAACATTTTTGATAAAGTGTCTACGTAAGATTTGA
- a CDS encoding ferritin-like domain-containing protein — protein MDETFGRKGIFDQQRGSTQNSSMIENNSDLFAEGPARDSRFTVVERWTECANFPPDHPERIVEFLHRQMNEEVNGLECSARGLSDFPEEDWSLRMCLARQCADESRHAQMFRRLLESKGGFVGQYPVLNFQYRIITKSNDLCSRMAIQNRSFEAGGIDAITYAKDGARQEGDFDLAELYEAQLADEITHVRFANEWIRASIQKDPRNVLRMGVALNIASKAFFQVMGKEGTEGVQYPADQEGRLEAGFTPEEIRLASDLAAGKSKS, from the coding sequence ATGGATGAAACGTTTGGCAGAAAGGGAATCTTCGATCAACAGCGTGGTAGCACCCAAAACAGCAGCATGATAGAGAACAACTCAGATCTATTTGCCGAAGGACCGGCCCGCGATTCGCGATTTACGGTTGTCGAACGCTGGACAGAATGCGCCAACTTTCCTCCGGATCATCCTGAAAGGATTGTGGAGTTTCTACACCGCCAGATGAATGAAGAAGTAAACGGCCTGGAATGTTCCGCGCGCGGGCTTTCCGATTTTCCGGAGGAAGACTGGTCTCTACGGATGTGCCTCGCGCGGCAGTGCGCTGATGAATCGCGGCACGCTCAAATGTTCCGGAGATTGCTCGAAAGTAAAGGTGGATTTGTCGGTCAGTATCCGGTGCTGAATTTTCAATATCGCATCATCACAAAAAGCAATGATTTATGCAGCCGCATGGCCATTCAAAACCGGAGTTTTGAAGCCGGTGGTATTGATGCAATCACGTACGCCAAAGATGGGGCCAGGCAGGAAGGGGATTTCGATCTTGCAGAGCTCTATGAAGCTCAGTTAGCGGATGAGATTACGCATGTAAGATTCGCGAACGAATGGATACGCGCATCCATTCAAAAAGATCCCCGGAACGTTTTACGCATGGGAGTTGCTTTAAATATTGCTTCCAAAGCATTTTTTCAAGTTATGGGAAAAGAAGGAACGGAAGGAGTGCAGTACCCGGCGGATCAAGAAGGAAGACTGGAGGCAGGTTTTACTCCCGAAGAGATCCGGCTTGCTTCTGATCTGGCTGCAGGAAAATCCAAATCGTAA
- a CDS encoding ferritin-like domain-containing protein: MRPLASEDLKTVRGAILRKDPAREPCFPVVELHTQLHDYAGMSEVSRRQRLHRHMHNEMQNLEIVSQTLIDFPDTPWELRMELARQCWDETRHCSLLYRRLQEIGGYKGEFPVMNYEWGVVCMTDSLAGRLAIQQRTFEGGEMDILRHLVQMWKDSGDEETSQIMDGILADEVQHVRFANRWLKKLAEENPAILLKVVSAVHLLKKVTEALAPDPGEKNAVGVDLTSFTRVGIFASMEDRRLAEFTEEELKEIVRQEGLGSIVS, encoded by the coding sequence GTGCGTCCGCTCGCTAGTGAGGATTTAAAAACAGTTCGTGGCGCAATTCTCCGCAAGGATCCGGCGCGTGAGCCTTGTTTTCCGGTTGTAGAGCTTCACACCCAGCTGCACGATTATGCAGGAATGTCGGAGGTCTCGCGCCGGCAGCGACTGCACCGGCATATGCACAATGAGATGCAGAACCTCGAAATCGTTTCTCAAACTTTGATAGATTTTCCCGATACTCCCTGGGAATTGCGAATGGAGCTGGCCAGACAATGCTGGGATGAAACACGTCACTGTTCGTTGTTGTACAGACGGCTTCAGGAAATCGGAGGCTATAAGGGTGAATTCCCGGTAATGAATTATGAATGGGGTGTTGTTTGCATGACGGATTCACTAGCCGGGCGGCTCGCCATTCAACAAAGGACTTTTGAAGGCGGAGAGATGGATATTCTTCGCCATCTTGTTCAAATGTGGAAGGACTCGGGGGACGAAGAGACCTCGCAGATCATGGATGGAATTCTCGCTGATGAAGTGCAGCATGTACGCTTCGCCAATCGATGGTTGAAAAAACTGGCCGAAGAGAATCCTGCCATTTTGCTGAAGGTTGTATCAGCCGTTCACCTGTTGAAAAAAGTGACTGAAGCTCTCGCGCCGGACCCTGGTGAAAAAAATGCGGTAGGTGTGGACCTGACAAGCTTCACACGTGTCGGTATCTTCGCAAGCATGGAGGACCGCAGATTGGCTGAGTTTACAGAAGAAGAGCTGAAGGAGATCGTTCGCCAGGAAGGTTTAGGATCCATTGTTAGCTGA
- a CDS encoding PqqD family protein: protein MAEFHESAADVFYQQSSGIETAPLQDEVILFHPSTGKFFVLNRTSSFIWSSLREPSTPKQISEKLQTNFRKTEDSNVALDVDTVLQQMESQGLIVKTQT from the coding sequence ATGGCCGAGTTTCACGAGAGTGCAGCGGACGTTTTTTATCAACAGAGTTCGGGAATTGAAACCGCGCCATTGCAGGATGAAGTCATCCTTTTTCATCCTTCGACAGGTAAATTCTTCGTTTTAAACCGGACATCCTCCTTCATCTGGTCCAGTCTTCGTGAACCATCCACTCCCAAACAGATTTCTGAAAAGCTTCAAACGAACTTTCGAAAAACAGAAGACTCGAATGTCGCGCTGGATGTCGATACGGTTTTGCAACAAATGGAATCTCAAGGTTTGATAGTCAAAACGCAAACATAA
- a CDS encoding beta-ketoacyl-[acyl-carrier-protein] synthase family protein, with the protein MEKNHVLITGVGPVSAIGCGRDSFWNSLIGGKSGIVNITRCDTSRSACKIGAEIKDFRLQDFVNGERRVPKKLPRSIELGIAAAALALKDASIDWDTINRDRIGVFVGTSVANLGEAFDAAELWRISNTAPKSDTAFYLFNHSAASLLSSFFDLRGPSLTITTGCNSGLDALGQAIRLIELGLVDGMLIVGTDCELIPEVMAALNASGSLSTHYNEEAECSPRPFDADRDGVVLGEGAGALWLESEKTARARKATVYARVAGYANCSAGRHRNYSPNPEWDLQPSVRALREALKQAEKQPEDIDLLHANGSASVAYDRLEANAIAQTFGKYFERLAVHSIKSMIGLPGGAASALQAITTCLSMHYGIVPPTLNHARPDPLCGPIRVITKCESFQPANVLIHSIGLGGFYYSAAAFCKTQ; encoded by the coding sequence ATGGAAAAGAATCATGTTCTGATCACCGGAGTGGGACCGGTAAGCGCCATCGGTTGCGGTCGCGATTCGTTTTGGAATTCGCTGATTGGCGGCAAGAGTGGAATCGTCAACATTACTCGATGCGATACATCGCGTTCCGCGTGTAAGATCGGAGCCGAGATTAAAGACTTCCGCCTGCAAGATTTTGTGAATGGAGAACGTCGCGTTCCGAAGAAACTTCCCAGGTCCATTGAATTGGGAATTGCCGCTGCAGCACTCGCGCTGAAAGATGCATCGATTGATTGGGACACCATAAATCGCGATCGTATTGGTGTATTTGTAGGTACTTCAGTCGCAAATCTTGGGGAAGCGTTCGATGCAGCGGAGCTTTGGAGGATTTCCAACACCGCTCCCAAATCTGATACGGCTTTTTATCTCTTTAACCATTCCGCAGCTTCCCTTCTGTCCTCTTTCTTTGATCTGCGTGGACCATCCCTTACGATTACCACAGGATGCAATTCCGGTCTTGATGCTTTAGGACAGGCCATACGATTGATAGAGCTCGGTCTTGTGGACGGCATGCTGATTGTCGGAACGGACTGTGAGCTAATTCCGGAAGTGATGGCGGCATTGAACGCATCTGGTTCACTGAGTACGCATTACAACGAAGAAGCAGAGTGTTCGCCGCGACCATTTGATGCCGACAGAGATGGCGTGGTGCTGGGTGAAGGAGCGGGCGCTTTGTGGTTGGAATCGGAAAAAACGGCACGCGCGAGAAAGGCTACTGTATATGCCCGCGTGGCCGGCTATGCCAATTGCTCTGCCGGCCGGCACCGCAACTACTCACCTAATCCTGAATGGGATCTTCAACCGAGTGTGCGAGCCTTGCGGGAAGCGTTGAAACAGGCCGAAAAGCAACCGGAAGACATCGATCTGCTCCATGCCAATGGATCAGCGTCTGTAGCGTATGACAGATTGGAAGCCAATGCGATCGCACAAACATTTGGAAAGTATTTCGAACGATTAGCGGTGCACTCCATCAAATCTATGATCGGTCTTCCCGGCGGCGCTGCTTCCGCCTTACAGGCGATCACAACGTGCCTTTCCATGCATTACGGAATCGTCCCGCCGACTTTGAATCATGCAAGACCGGATCCGTTGTGCGGTCCGATTCGTGTGATTACGAAATGCGAATCTTTTCAGCCAGCTAACGTATTGATTCACTCGATCGGGTTAGGTGGTTTTTATTATTCGGCAGCCGCATTCTGCAAAACCCAATAG
- a CDS encoding M20/M25/M40 family metallo-hydrolase, whose amino-acid sequence MKGTLPLALIFLITVAHAEAPDWIAVSERYAVRSFSEFHDLLSIPNDAHYPEDLQKNVEWCEKAFSKRGFTLKRLETPTVPLLLASRSSSNAKKTVLIYLQVDGQPVKPEDWQQESPWKPVLKELDASGQWKEIPWERLSGKYDREWRIFARSASDAKGPVAAFLASLDAIQELKQKPNYHLKVILDFEEELGSPQLAAAVKKYSEDLAADMMLIFDGPRHISNQPTIQFGARGICDITLTVFGPRVPQHSGHYGNYVPNPALRLAKLLASMKDDQGRVTIPGFYDGVEITAEEKEILAQVPDDENQIRKKLGIAEADRVAPTYQESLQYPSLNIRGMNSLFVGKEARTLIPAVATAELDLRLVPESDPERLIGLVRKHIEQQGYYVVTKEPTEEERLKYPRIAALQASFSYGAFQTPYNSETGAWVSRALKKAFGKDPVKMLLVGGSIPISPFVITLGIPAVSVPTVNMDNNQHAENENIRVGNYVDAVTTFVAILTEKL is encoded by the coding sequence ATGAAAGGTACACTCCCGCTTGCTTTGATTTTTCTTATCACAGTTGCTCATGCCGAAGCGCCGGATTGGATTGCGGTTTCTGAGCGATACGCTGTCCGTTCCTTCTCCGAGTTCCACGACTTGCTGAGTATTCCGAATGACGCGCACTATCCGGAAGACCTCCAGAAAAACGTCGAATGGTGCGAAAAAGCATTTTCCAAACGTGGCTTTACGCTCAAGCGACTGGAGACTCCAACCGTTCCTTTGCTGCTCGCGAGCAGATCCAGCAGCAACGCGAAAAAAACAGTGCTCATCTACCTTCAGGTGGATGGTCAGCCGGTAAAACCGGAGGACTGGCAACAGGAGAGTCCCTGGAAACCTGTGTTGAAAGAATTGGACGCATCAGGTCAATGGAAAGAAATTCCATGGGAAAGACTTTCCGGCAAGTACGATCGGGAGTGGCGCATCTTTGCCCGTTCGGCATCGGATGCAAAAGGACCTGTCGCTGCGTTTCTTGCATCACTGGACGCGATTCAGGAATTAAAACAGAAACCCAACTATCACCTGAAAGTCATCCTGGACTTTGAAGAGGAGCTCGGTTCACCGCAATTGGCGGCAGCAGTGAAGAAATATTCTGAAGATCTTGCAGCGGACATGATGTTGATTTTCGATGGGCCACGTCACATCAGCAACCAACCAACGATTCAATTTGGCGCGCGGGGCATTTGCGATATTACACTCACCGTTTTTGGTCCGCGTGTGCCGCAACATAGCGGACACTATGGAAACTATGTGCCGAATCCTGCTTTACGTTTGGCAAAGCTTCTGGCATCCATGAAAGATGATCAGGGGCGGGTCACGATTCCAGGATTCTACGATGGAGTCGAGATCACGGCTGAAGAGAAAGAGATACTCGCGCAGGTTCCTGATGATGAAAACCAGATCCGCAAAAAACTTGGAATAGCGGAAGCGGATCGTGTCGCGCCCACGTATCAGGAGTCCCTGCAATATCCTTCGCTCAATATTCGCGGCATGAATTCCCTGTTCGTAGGAAAAGAAGCGCGGACGCTCATTCCCGCCGTTGCAACGGCGGAGCTGGACTTGCGACTCGTTCCCGAAAGTGATCCGGAGCGATTGATCGGACTGGTTCGCAAACACATTGAGCAGCAGGGATACTATGTCGTCACAAAGGAACCGACCGAAGAGGAACGACTCAAATATCCGCGCATCGCTGCACTCCAGGCGTCTTTCTCGTACGGCGCTTTCCAAACTCCATACAATTCTGAAACGGGAGCCTGGGTCAGCCGCGCATTGAAGAAGGCCTTCGGAAAAGACCCGGTCAAGATGTTGCTGGTTGGCGGATCGATCCCCATCTCTCCTTTTGTCATTACACTCGGTATCCCGGCGGTATCCGTGCCAACTGTAAACATGGACAACAACCAGCATGCAGAAAATGAAAATATCCGCGTGGGAAATTATGTCGATGCGGTTACAACCTTCGTCGCCATTTTGACGGAAAAACTCTGA